In Paenibacillus sonchi, a single genomic region encodes these proteins:
- a CDS encoding methyl-accepting chemotaxis protein — MDKSDVPEKMKMKAKERKSASVQTKWSLVILAIAIVPLLGTTIFFVQYFGGVTRSNSEELATKILEMNTSRIDEWLKSRTSAVQELIAQHPEFDTAQPQSIFPVVKILEESDNQSEGYSVINKDGLLTNTMNLTADMAKSAYFLKAKESLAPALGDMSYLEPLKKYIIPLIVPVVDKKQQFSGAIAFSVTPDILNEMSKSIHVAESGYGYVVSGKGDYYAYSDMSRIGKNMADYAKEPELKKAVTAMLSRESGSETYTGEDGKTIITYYKTIPGTDWKLMINVPKSEIFAKVNAAQRLATLLIIGIILLVTLISLYLTRMAVKPLVAISGVMKRVAEGHLSERVEVRSGDEIGQMSKSINDTVSSLSGIVGTIDATVLQVAAAAEGLLEYANHSSNTSAEIATVIQEVAQGMEDQFKGSEQSARATEEMAVGLQRIAESSVSVSDQAETVSAEVQNGYLEIQSTLEQMTVITTTAGQTADLIQTLTQQSEHIGQIIDVISEIANQTGLLSLNASIEAARAGEHGRGFGVVANEVKKLAERTNASIVDIVDLIKQIQASTTNAAQSMEKSIAEIGDGMGKMKNVGISFEHIRSSIREVSMQIQDVSAINEEMSAGTEEITASVSDMLTIAKDSAENAQAVSFASSEQMELMKKVVDSAKSLNEMMSTLKGEIEKFR, encoded by the coding sequence GTGGATAAGTCAGATGTACCGGAAAAAATGAAAATGAAAGCAAAAGAAAGAAAATCAGCATCTGTTCAGACCAAATGGTCGCTTGTGATTCTTGCCATTGCCATTGTGCCTTTACTGGGGACGACCATCTTTTTCGTGCAGTATTTTGGCGGTGTGACCCGGTCGAACAGCGAAGAGCTGGCCACTAAAATACTAGAGATGAACACCTCGCGCATCGATGAGTGGTTGAAAAGCCGGACCTCGGCCGTGCAGGAGCTTATTGCGCAGCATCCGGAGTTCGACACCGCGCAGCCGCAAAGTATTTTTCCGGTGGTTAAGATCCTTGAAGAGAGCGATAACCAATCGGAAGGCTACAGTGTCATTAACAAAGATGGTTTGCTGACCAATACGATGAACCTGACGGCCGATATGGCGAAATCTGCTTACTTCTTAAAAGCCAAGGAATCCCTGGCGCCGGCATTGGGAGATATGTCGTACCTGGAGCCGCTCAAAAAATACATCATTCCGCTGATCGTTCCTGTAGTGGACAAGAAGCAGCAATTCAGCGGAGCAATTGCGTTTTCGGTTACACCCGATATCTTAAATGAGATGAGTAAAAGTATCCATGTGGCTGAGAGCGGCTACGGCTATGTAGTCTCCGGCAAAGGGGATTATTACGCGTATTCCGATATGAGCCGGATCGGTAAGAATATGGCGGACTATGCCAAGGAGCCGGAACTGAAGAAGGCTGTCACCGCCATGCTCAGCCGCGAAAGCGGTTCGGAGACCTATACAGGTGAAGACGGAAAGACAATTATTACATATTACAAGACCATTCCCGGTACGGATTGGAAGCTGATGATCAATGTGCCGAAAAGCGAGATTTTTGCCAAAGTGAATGCGGCCCAGCGCTTGGCTACCCTGTTAATCATCGGTATCATCCTGCTGGTGACCTTGATTTCACTCTATCTTACCCGTATGGCGGTTAAGCCGCTTGTGGCGATCTCCGGTGTCATGAAAAGAGTGGCCGAAGGCCATCTGAGTGAAAGGGTGGAAGTCCGTTCGGGGGATGAAATCGGCCAGATGAGCAAAAGCATCAATGATACAGTCAGTTCACTGTCCGGAATTGTCGGTACGATTGACGCCACTGTGCTGCAGGTAGCTGCCGCCGCTGAAGGGCTGCTGGAATACGCCAACCATTCCTCCAATACCTCTGCTGAAATTGCTACCGTCATCCAGGAGGTGGCGCAGGGCATGGAAGACCAGTTCAAGGGATCAGAGCAGTCGGCCCGCGCTACCGAAGAAATGGCTGTGGGACTGCAGCGAATCGCGGAATCCTCCGTAAGTGTGTCCGATCAGGCGGAAACGGTAAGTGCAGAGGTTCAAAACGGCTATCTGGAGATTCAATCTACTCTTGAACAAATGACGGTCATCACGACAACCGCAGGCCAAACTGCTGATCTGATCCAGACCCTGACGCAGCAATCCGAACATATCGGACAAATCATCGATGTCATCTCCGAGATCGCTAATCAGACCGGGCTGCTGTCGCTCAACGCTTCAATAGAAGCGGCCCGCGCAGGTGAGCATGGACGGGGCTTCGGCGTCGTGGCGAATGAAGTGAAGAAGCTGGCTGAACGCACCAATGCCTCGATTGTTGATATTGTCGATCTGATCAAGCAGATTCAGGCCTCCACAACCAATGCTGCCCAGTCCATGGAAAAGAGCATCGCCGAGATTGGCGACGGCATGGGCAAAATGAAAAATGTGGGGATATCCTTTGAACATATCCGTTCCTCTATCCGTGAAGTTTCAATGCAGATCCAGGACGTTTCCGCCATCAACGAGGAAATGTCTGCGGGAACTGAGGAAATCACAGCTTCTGTCTCTGATATGCTGACCATTGCCAAGGATTCGGCGGAGAATGCCCAGGCGGTATCCTTCGCCTCTTCAGAACAAATGGAGCTTATGAAAAAGGTGGTCGACTCGGCGAAATCCCTCAATGAGATGATGTCCACGCTGAAAGGCGAGATTGAGAAATTCCGCTAA
- a CDS encoding L-lactate dehydrogenase, with amino-acid sequence MKSKSRKVAIVGSGMVGSSCAYSMVNQAICDEIMMIDRTYDRAMAQALDLSHCMDFTGTRTKVYAGTSSDCAGMDVVILTAGANPKPGQSRLDVLDAAAVITKDIVTEIMAGGFDGIFVIAANPVDIVTYMVWKISGLPRHRVIGTGTSIDSSRLKTLLSEVFTIDPRSVNGYALGEHGESQFVAWSHVTIGGKPILQIMEQHRERFSTLDLEDIARKTKDAGWEIFTRKGSTHFGIGSALAYITRSILNDEHKIIAVSAILDGEYGQSGVCAGAPAIIGRGGIQELLELNLSAEESKKLEASCSIIRQGIESLHLK; translated from the coding sequence TTGAAAAGTAAATCAAGAAAAGTGGCGATCGTCGGCTCGGGAATGGTCGGTTCCAGCTGTGCCTATTCCATGGTCAATCAGGCTATATGCGACGAAATCATGATGATTGACCGCACTTATGACCGCGCCATGGCACAAGCGCTTGATCTCTCGCACTGCATGGATTTCACCGGAACACGCACCAAGGTATATGCCGGCACCTCCAGCGATTGCGCCGGAATGGACGTTGTCATTCTGACAGCAGGCGCCAATCCCAAGCCGGGACAGAGCAGACTGGATGTTCTTGATGCTGCGGCTGTGATCACCAAGGACATTGTTACCGAAATTATGGCCGGAGGGTTTGACGGCATCTTCGTGATCGCCGCTAATCCTGTTGATATTGTCACCTATATGGTATGGAAAATTTCCGGCCTGCCCCGCCACAGAGTCATCGGCACCGGAACCTCTATTGACTCATCGCGGCTGAAGACGCTGCTGTCAGAGGTCTTTACCATCGATCCCCGCAGTGTCAACGGCTATGCGCTCGGCGAACACGGCGAGTCCCAATTCGTTGCCTGGTCCCATGTGACCATCGGCGGCAAACCGATTCTGCAGATCATGGAGCAGCACCGGGAACGGTTCAGCACACTGGATCTGGAAGACATCGCCCGCAAAACCAAGGATGCCGGCTGGGAGATTTTTACGCGTAAGGGCTCAACGCATTTTGGCATCGGCAGCGCGCTGGCCTACATCACCCGCTCCATCCTGAATGACGAGCACAAAATCATTGCCGTCTCCGCCATATTGGACGGGGAATACGGCCAAAGCGGCGTATGCGCCGGAGCACCGGCAATCATCGGCAGGGGCGGCATACAGGAACTGCTGGAGCTGAACCTGAGTGCAGAGGAATCCAAGAAGCTTGAGGCCTCCTGCAGCATTATCCGCCAGGGCATTGAAAGCCTGCACCTCAAGTAG
- a CDS encoding CcdC family protein — translation MGNINPSLLHVGSTLGAVFMALMVIFIRLKASARPVTIRKIWIPPLGMSTGFAMFVVPEVRFPWWWAVAAFLVGWFIFAYPLIRSTKFEAREGLIYARRSKSFAFILLGLLLIRTVLHEFINQYVSIPQSGGLFFILAFGMILHWRVFMYKRYIRMVPPHAHTPEPGTDNII, via the coding sequence ATGGGCAATATCAACCCTTCACTTTTGCATGTCGGTTCCACTCTGGGGGCTGTATTCATGGCGCTGATGGTCATTTTCATCCGCCTGAAGGCCAGTGCGCGCCCGGTGACGATCCGCAAAATATGGATTCCCCCGCTGGGCATGTCCACCGGTTTTGCCATGTTTGTTGTTCCCGAGGTCAGATTCCCCTGGTGGTGGGCGGTTGCGGCTTTTCTGGTCGGCTGGTTTATTTTTGCCTACCCGCTGATCCGCAGCACCAAGTTTGAAGCAAGGGAAGGCCTGATTTATGCCCGGCGCTCCAAAAGCTTTGCCTTCATCCTGCTTGGGCTGCTGCTGATCCGCACGGTGCTGCATGAGTTTATCAATCAATATGTATCCATTCCGCAGTCAGGCGGGCTTTTTTTCATATTGGCCTTCGGCATGATCCTGCACTGGAGAGTATTTATGTATAAGCGTTACATCCGGATGGTTCCACCGCACGCCCATACCCCTGAGCCCGGGACTGACAATATCATCTAA
- a CDS encoding GlsB/YeaQ/YmgE family stress response membrane protein has protein sequence MSFLWMLIVGGVIGWLAGLIMGRDIPGGVIGNIIAGILGSWLGGMLLGSWGPKISDFYVFPSLIGAIVLIFIVSLILRSVGGRSRS, from the coding sequence ATGAGTTTTCTGTGGATGTTGATTGTTGGTGGCGTCATTGGTTGGTTGGCCGGTCTGATTATGGGCAGAGATATTCCGGGCGGTGTTATCGGCAACATTATCGCCGGTATTCTCGGTTCTTGGCTCGGCGGCATGCTGCTGGGAAGCTGGGGGCCTAAGATCAGCGATTTCTATGTTTTCCCGTCACTTATCGGTGCGATCGTCCTGATCTTTATCGTTAGCCTGATCCTCCGTTCGGTTGGCGGACGCAGCCGTTCTTAA
- a CDS encoding lactonase family protein → MQQPNEVLFYAGTYNSVDQNAIILGALNKDTGEMRILNSTKGIENPSYLAVNSAGTVLYAVSEKDQGEVYAYAIEPGSKALRLLGSRPTDGGAPCYVSISPQEDYIFVSNYSGGNVNIFPVNADGSLQEMSAQVKHEGSGLREDRQEAPHPHSVIPDRSGQHVLVCDLGLDQIVFYRVEDGKLATRREVLLPPGSGPRHLAGHPSGQWLYLINELNSTITVFANDEQSADLKILQSISSLPEHYAAGSDDTAADIHVSPCGRFLYASNRGHDSIALFHIDPSTGLLEAQDWVISGGRTPRNFAIIGGMLLAANQNSDNIVSFRIDSETGRLIPTGNELDLTSPVCLKPL, encoded by the coding sequence ATGCAACAGCCTAATGAAGTTCTATTTTATGCAGGTACCTACAACAGTGTTGATCAAAATGCGATTATCCTGGGGGCTTTGAATAAGGATACGGGGGAAATGAGAATCCTGAACAGTACGAAGGGGATTGAGAATCCGTCCTACCTGGCAGTGAACAGCGCAGGGACTGTGCTGTATGCCGTAAGTGAGAAGGATCAAGGCGAGGTCTATGCATACGCCATTGAGCCCGGAAGCAAAGCGCTGCGCCTTCTGGGAAGCAGACCAACGGATGGCGGCGCTCCGTGTTACGTGTCGATTTCCCCGCAAGAGGATTACATATTTGTCTCCAACTATTCGGGAGGCAACGTTAACATCTTTCCGGTGAATGCCGATGGCTCGCTTCAGGAAATGTCCGCCCAGGTCAAGCATGAGGGGTCCGGACTGCGTGAAGACCGGCAGGAAGCGCCGCATCCCCATTCGGTCATTCCTGACCGGTCCGGACAGCATGTGCTTGTCTGCGATCTGGGGCTGGATCAGATTGTATTCTACCGTGTGGAAGACGGCAAGCTGGCTACCCGCCGCGAAGTTCTGCTTCCGCCAGGTTCGGGTCCCCGCCATCTGGCCGGACACCCGTCAGGACAATGGCTGTACCTGATCAATGAGCTGAACAGTACAATCACTGTGTTCGCGAATGATGAGCAGTCCGCTGATCTGAAAATTCTGCAGAGCATCAGCTCCCTTCCGGAGCATTATGCCGCCGGCAGCGATGATACTGCCGCCGACATTCATGTATCGCCGTGCGGCCGTTTCCTGTACGCCTCCAACCGCGGGCATGACAGCATTGCGCTGTTCCATATCGACCCGTCCACGGGTCTGCTGGAAGCGCAGGATTGGGTCATCTCCGGAGGCCGGACGCCGCGCAATTTCGCCATTATCGGGGGGATGCTGCTTGCGGCCAACCAGAACAGTGATAATATTGTCTCCTTCAGAATCGACAGCGAGACCGGCAGGCTCATCCCTACCGGCAATGAGCTGGATCTCACATCACCGGTCTGCCTGAAGCCGTTGTAA
- a CDS encoding alpha/beta hydrolase family protein, with translation MGMNLEYVPVPAPAPQRPRLHKRILWELARRILDTYRYDTQLWRTALAGPWLICFLVFAAAVLGIPTGLGTAADVMLATCAATLVLACAGNILAVLLALSGLRIPRLYAGSLLSASGAVLLVFYYADLELEAAAAVAGIAALLGGLGGLAIGLLRRRRFTMGLLLAAVVLASPLALSTRGNGDTSPEASVSNGGPAPIDAENPGEPGNYTYRSFTYGSGQDLHRSEYGDEAELTTATVDASAYITSWPKLRTLFWGFDHSSLPVNARVWMPDGEGPYPLVLMVHGNHMMEDYSEGGYAYLGEQLASRGFIAVSLDENFLNYSAWSGIPDNDFKVRTWMILKHLQQIGIFAEQSGNPFYQKVDYSRTALLGHSRGGQAVAMAADAGRWFKNDPALAAAAQFHIASVIALAPTDKAIDNQQARLEDVNYLTLQGARDGDVHDFYGDRQYIRSSFTGAASSFKSSLYIADANHSQFNTSWGLYDQSLPAGLFLDRTDIMDGVAQRQIAKVYVTAFLEATLDGKEVYQDLFRDYRSGLQWLPGTAYYNRFQSGGDIVVATFDEDRNKNTVTGGTAEAAGLAWREEVAKDRESKSKATYGLVLEHSTKGGGEGYYSIKLKNSITSGLAESGAAGLTFSMANRNADSKDTPDAVQAAASPGVEVELKDSNHATARLSLNEVMGILPLPQTRFTLLPWLEERMSDGKYGDLSEAVFQTYELPFERFIEVEPGLDPDKLSEITFYLQGEGDKIMLDDIGFYLKGISMEGSKQTAIIQ, from the coding sequence GTGATGCTGGCCACCTGTGCGGCAACCCTGGTCCTGGCTTGTGCCGGAAATATTCTGGCCGTACTGCTGGCCCTGTCCGGGCTGCGCATCCCGCGCCTCTATGCGGGCTCTTTATTGAGCGCTTCAGGAGCTGTCCTGCTAGTCTTCTATTATGCCGATCTGGAGCTTGAAGCCGCAGCCGCCGTTGCTGGAATTGCCGCCCTCCTCGGCGGCCTGGGCGGTCTGGCCATCGGGCTGCTGCGCAGGCGCCGGTTCACCATGGGCCTGCTGCTTGCAGCCGTCGTGCTCGCGTCTCCGCTCGCCCTCTCTACCCGGGGCAATGGCGACACCTCACCGGAGGCGAGCGTATCAAACGGAGGCCCGGCTCCCATCGATGCCGAAAATCCGGGGGAGCCGGGGAACTATACTTACCGCAGCTTCACCTATGGCAGCGGCCAGGATCTTCACCGGTCCGAGTATGGCGATGAGGCTGAGCTTACCACTGCTACGGTGGATGCCTCTGCTTACATTACAAGCTGGCCCAAGCTGCGCACCTTATTCTGGGGTTTTGATCACAGCTCCCTTCCTGTAAACGCCCGGGTCTGGATGCCTGACGGTGAAGGACCTTACCCGCTCGTGCTGATGGTGCACGGCAACCATATGATGGAGGATTATTCCGAGGGGGGGTATGCCTACCTGGGCGAACAGCTGGCCAGCCGGGGTTTTATCGCGGTGTCTCTTGATGAGAACTTTCTGAACTATTCCGCCTGGTCGGGCATTCCGGATAATGATTTCAAGGTGCGGACCTGGATGATTCTGAAGCATCTGCAGCAGATCGGCATTTTTGCGGAGCAATCCGGCAACCCTTTCTATCAGAAGGTGGATTATAGCCGGACCGCCCTGCTCGGACACAGCCGGGGCGGGCAGGCCGTAGCTATGGCTGCGGATGCCGGCCGCTGGTTCAAGAATGACCCTGCTCTTGCCGCCGCCGCACAGTTTCACATCGCTTCAGTTATCGCACTCGCCCCTACGGACAAAGCCATTGATAACCAGCAGGCCCGGCTGGAGGATGTCAATTACCTGACCCTTCAGGGTGCCCGCGATGGCGATGTGCATGATTTTTACGGTGACCGGCAGTATATCCGTTCTTCTTTTACAGGAGCTGCTTCGTCCTTCAAAAGCTCGCTTTATATTGCCGATGCCAACCACAGCCAGTTCAATACCAGCTGGGGGCTGTACGACCAGTCGCTGCCGGCGGGATTGTTTCTGGACCGAACGGATATTATGGACGGGGTCGCGCAGCGGCAAATCGCCAAGGTCTATGTCACCGCCTTTCTGGAGGCTACCCTGGACGGGAAGGAAGTCTACCAGGATCTGTTCCGCGATTACCGCAGCGGATTGCAGTGGCTTCCCGGCACCGCATACTATAACCGGTTCCAGAGCGGCGGCGATATCGTTGTAGCCACCTTTGATGAGGACCGCAACAAGAACACCGTCACCGGCGGAACCGCGGAAGCAGCGGGTCTAGCCTGGAGGGAGGAGGTCGCCAAGGACCGGGAATCCAAGAGCAAAGCTACTTATGGGCTGGTGCTGGAGCACAGTACAAAGGGCGGCGGAGAGGGTTATTACAGCATCAAGCTGAAGAATAGCATCACCAGCGGGCTTGCCGAGTCTGGTGCTGCCGGATTAACCTTCTCGATGGCTAACCGCAATGCCGACAGCAAGGATACGCCGGATGCGGTACAAGCGGCGGCCTCCCCCGGTGTGGAAGTCGAACTGAAGGACAGCAATCATGCAACAGCCCGTCTTTCGCTGAATGAAGTGATGGGCATTCTGCCCCTGCCGCAGACCCGGTTCACACTCCTCCCCTGGCTTGAGGAGCGGATGAGCGACGGCAAATACGGCGATCTCTCGGAAGCTGTATTTCAGACCTACGAGCTGCCTTTTGAACGTTTTATTGAAGTAGAGCCCGGGCTTGACCCGGATAAACTGAGTGAAATCACCTTCTACCTGCAGGGAGAGGGCGATAAAATTATGCTGGATGATATCGGCTTCTACCTTAAAGGCATCAGTATGGAAGGGTCCAAGCAAACCGCTATTATACAATGA